The Halosimplex litoreum genome has a window encoding:
- a CDS encoding YihY/virulence factor BrkB family protein, whose amino-acid sequence MVTFGGAREFGERVYADFSAKNVTFMAAGLAYNAFVSLAPLLLLLFVVLSVVGGGLEDRVVEASESWLPGPIADIVAQLFAGEAAAGASVIGLVVLLWGALKIFRGLDTAFSEIYETESDNGFTDTLRDAVVVLAALVVAVVATVGVSAAFAVFADTIPLLGLMTPLVLVAGLVLAFFPMYYVFPDADLGWKDVLPGTVFAAVGWAAFQSLFQVYLAFSDPGSSSFFGGVVVVVTYLYFTALVLLLGAVINAVRGGHASGRPGGVGRGAGGYERKRSASLSRAELDAYLRGLDEQLTARYEAARADPDREVRPKPTGDVDLLEYAASDGDERRWTVELSWSTPNGVEPVADRAGGSADRSDD is encoded by the coding sequence ATGGTCACGTTCGGCGGCGCGCGCGAGTTCGGGGAACGGGTCTACGCGGACTTCTCGGCGAAGAACGTGACGTTCATGGCGGCGGGGCTGGCGTACAACGCCTTCGTCTCGCTGGCGCCGCTGTTGCTTCTCCTGTTCGTCGTCCTCTCGGTCGTCGGTGGCGGCCTGGAGGACAGGGTCGTCGAGGCCTCGGAGAGCTGGCTTCCCGGCCCCATCGCCGATATCGTCGCGCAGCTGTTCGCGGGCGAGGCCGCGGCCGGCGCCTCGGTTATCGGCCTCGTCGTCCTCCTGTGGGGCGCGCTGAAGATCTTCCGCGGCCTCGACACCGCCTTCTCGGAGATCTACGAGACGGAGTCGGACAACGGATTCACGGACACACTTCGCGACGCCGTCGTCGTCCTCGCCGCGTTAGTCGTCGCCGTCGTCGCGACCGTCGGCGTCAGCGCCGCGTTCGCCGTCTTCGCCGACACCATCCCCTTGCTCGGACTGATGACGCCGCTGGTGCTGGTCGCCGGGCTCGTCCTCGCCTTCTTCCCGATGTACTACGTCTTCCCCGACGCCGACCTGGGGTGGAAAGACGTGCTGCCGGGGACGGTGTTCGCCGCCGTCGGCTGGGCTGCCTTCCAGAGCCTCTTCCAGGTGTATCTCGCCTTTAGCGACCCCGGGTCGAGCAGCTTCTTCGGGGGCGTCGTCGTCGTCGTCACGTACCTCTACTTCACGGCGCTGGTGCTCCTGCTCGGCGCGGTCATCAACGCGGTTCGGGGCGGTCACGCCTCGGGACGGCCCGGCGGCGTCGGTCGAGGCGCGGGCGGCTACGAGCGGAAACGCAGCGCGTCGCTGAGCCGCGCGGAACTCGACGCCTACCTGCGGGGGCTGGACGAACAGCTCACCGCCCGCTACGAGGCTGCGCGGGCCGACCCCGACCGCGAGGTCCGGCCGAAGCCGACCGGTGACGTCGACCTCCTCGAGTACGCGGCGAGCGACGGTGACGAGCGCCGGTGGACGGTCGAACTCAGCTGGAGTACGCCGAACGGCGTCGAGCCCGTTGCCGACCGCGCCGGCGGGTCCGCCGACCGGAGCGACGACTGA
- a CDS encoding PIN domain-containing protein has protein sequence MYVETDFLLALIKDDDWLGAAAERVYRDHEDDLWTSQFTLVELLLVAYREDRDVERVVTNAAALVTVRGDVDAVVAAASYVADHGLTPFDALHLVHSDGDRIVSSDGAYDEFAPRLDLRTVEE, from the coding sequence ATGTACGTCGAGACGGACTTCCTGCTCGCGCTAATCAAGGACGACGACTGGCTCGGCGCTGCGGCGGAGCGCGTTTATCGCGATCACGAGGACGACCTGTGGACCTCGCAGTTCACGCTCGTCGAACTGCTGCTCGTGGCCTACCGGGAGGACCGCGACGTGGAACGGGTGGTTACGAACGCGGCCGCGCTGGTGACGGTTCGAGGCGACGTGGACGCGGTCGTCGCAGCGGCCTCCTACGTGGCGGACCACGGACTGACGCCGTTCGACGCGCTACATCTCGTCCACTCGGACGGGGACCGGATCGTCTCCAGCGACGGCGCATACGACGAGTTCGCACCGCGGCTCGACCTGCGGACCGTCGAGGAGTGA
- a CDS encoding GNAT family N-acetyltransferase produces MSGPVFMEAERVTFHPVEEDDLEFFRDMINHPEVREGLSATEPRNMADEREWFESLGEDGVQFCLRVDGERVGTVSFRGVSEQWGVAELAYFFHPDHWGEGYATEAVRRMVEYGFDELRYEKVWARVFAFNDGSTRVLEKAGFDHEATLPDQAFARGERVDIERYGVLASE; encoded by the coding sequence ATGAGCGGACCGGTGTTCATGGAAGCCGAGCGGGTGACCTTCCACCCGGTCGAGGAGGACGACCTGGAGTTCTTCCGGGACATGATCAACCACCCCGAGGTGCGCGAGGGGCTGTCGGCGACCGAACCCCGAAACATGGCCGACGAGCGCGAGTGGTTCGAGTCGCTCGGCGAAGACGGCGTCCAGTTTTGCCTGCGGGTCGACGGCGAGCGCGTCGGGACCGTCAGTTTCCGCGGGGTCAGCGAACAGTGGGGCGTCGCCGAACTCGCGTACTTCTTCCACCCCGACCACTGGGGCGAGGGGTACGCGACCGAGGCGGTCCGTCGGATGGTCGAGTACGGGTTCGACGAACTGCGATACGAGAAGGTCTGGGCGCGCGTCTTCGCGTTCAACGACGGTTCGACGCGCGTGCTGGAGAAGGCGGGTTTCGACCACGAGGCGACGCTGCCCGACCAGGCGTTCGCCCGCGGCGAGCGCGTCGACATCGAGCGCTACGGCGTGCTCGCGAGCGAGTAG
- a CDS encoding replication factor C large subunit produces the protein MDWTEKYRPSSLDEIRGNDKARDALQEWADTWEDHREAVVLHGSPGIGKTSAAHALASDEGWATIELNASDSRTKDVIERVAGEAAKSGTLTAGGAGRRVVILDEADNLHGNVDRGGSAAITSLVKEASQPMILIANEFYDMSNGLRNACREIEFRDVSKRSIVPVLRDLCRKEGVEYDDDALDQIAEMNSGDLRGAIKDLQAMAEGRDRIGADDVVTGERDKTEGVFNYLDTVIKEAGAEEALKASYDVDETPDDLINWIEDNVPKDYEGEELAVAYDFLSNADVWLGRVRATQNYTFWRYAGDNMTAGVAAARREPKGGWTRYGPPSYWSKLGRSRGTRNKRDYIAQRIAEAGGVSMSTARREILPHLSVMTHHCKNRELTVAMAAKYELDAKHVSFVTGSGEDTNKVQSIVEDAERLREERAVENAGGAFENAHAGGGEGTEETDDEESDGADEEPAQAALDGSGGESVDEDADDEPADDADADDDSQSGLTDFM, from the coding sequence ATGGACTGGACGGAGAAGTACCGGCCCTCGTCGCTCGACGAGATCCGCGGCAACGACAAGGCCCGCGACGCCCTGCAGGAGTGGGCCGACACCTGGGAGGACCACCGGGAAGCGGTCGTCCTCCACGGCTCGCCCGGCATCGGCAAGACCTCCGCGGCGCACGCGCTGGCCAGCGACGAGGGGTGGGCGACCATCGAACTCAACGCCTCGGACTCGCGGACGAAGGACGTGATCGAGCGGGTCGCCGGCGAGGCCGCCAAGTCCGGCACGCTCACCGCCGGCGGGGCCGGGCGCCGGGTGGTCATCCTCGACGAGGCCGACAACCTCCACGGCAACGTCGACCGCGGCGGGTCGGCGGCGATCACCTCGCTGGTCAAGGAGGCCAGCCAGCCGATGATCCTCATCGCCAACGAGTTCTACGACATGTCCAACGGGCTGCGCAACGCCTGCCGGGAGATCGAGTTCCGCGACGTGTCCAAGCGGTCGATCGTCCCCGTCCTCCGGGACCTCTGTCGCAAGGAGGGCGTCGAGTACGACGACGACGCCTTAGACCAGATCGCCGAGATGAACAGCGGTGACCTGCGCGGAGCGATCAAGGACCTCCAGGCGATGGCCGAGGGTCGCGACCGCATCGGCGCCGACGACGTGGTGACGGGCGAGCGCGACAAGACGGAAGGCGTGTTCAACTACCTCGACACGGTGATCAAGGAGGCCGGCGCCGAGGAGGCGCTGAAGGCCTCCTACGACGTGGACGAGACGCCGGACGACCTGATCAACTGGATCGAGGACAACGTGCCCAAGGATTACGAGGGCGAGGAGCTGGCGGTCGCCTACGACTTCCTCTCGAACGCCGACGTGTGGCTGGGTCGCGTGCGCGCGACGCAGAACTACACGTTCTGGCGCTACGCCGGCGACAACATGACCGCCGGCGTCGCCGCGGCTCGACGGGAGCCTAAAGGTGGATGGACCCGCTACGGGCCGCCGAGTTACTGGTCGAAGCTCGGTCGCTCGCGAGGGACCCGGAACAAACGGGACTACATCGCCCAGCGGATCGCCGAGGCCGGCGGCGTCAGCATGTCCACCGCTCGTCGGGAGATCCTGCCCCACCTGTCGGTGATGACCCACCACTGCAAGAACCGCGAGCTCACCGTCGCTATGGCCGCGAAGTACGAGCTCGACGCGAAACACGTCTCCTTCGTCACCGGCAGCGGCGAGGACACCAACAAGGTCCAGTCGATCGTCGAGGACGCCGAACGACTGCGCGAGGAGCGCGCCGTCGAGAACGCCGGCGGCGCCTTCGAGAACGCTCACGCGGGCGGCGGCGAGGGGACCGAGGAGACCGACGACGAGGAGAGCGACGGAGCCGACGAGGAACCCGCACAGGCGGCGCTCGACGGGTCCGGCGGCGAGTCGGTCGACGAGGACGCCGACGACGAACCCGCGGACGACGCGGACGCCGACGACGACTCGCAGTCGGGCCTCACCGACTTCATGTAG
- a CDS encoding COX15/CtaA family protein, producing the protein MSRRFRALAGVTTALTFVLILLGLHTGSTGGGLSCGTQWPLCNGWLGLFPANWASFFEWIHRFFAMVVGFLLLGWLYGVWRWQDDRRIRYAVTATIAILPIQIVLGGVTTTAGGMFPRGFNPAIMTAHFTTATTIFALLVYATVRMFDTPSSTAVRTVVGLGGGLVALAAVFEFLAVFDHPPTNRIAYYAVSFALLAALVALLVWSADTVDPANLLRFRAVTAGAAALLYVAMVLSRQKWGLPDLYGETVTVLLAVAVAGLAVLTNRVMVDTGGFGAQHAD; encoded by the coding sequence ATGAGTCGACGCTTTCGGGCCCTCGCGGGCGTCACGACGGCGCTGACGTTCGTCCTCATCCTGCTGGGACTGCACACCGGCTCGACCGGCGGCGGGCTCTCATGCGGGACCCAGTGGCCGCTGTGCAACGGCTGGCTCGGCCTGTTCCCGGCGAACTGGGCGAGCTTCTTCGAATGGATCCACCGCTTTTTCGCGATGGTCGTGGGCTTCCTGCTGCTGGGCTGGCTCTACGGCGTCTGGCGCTGGCAGGACGACCGCCGGATCCGCTACGCCGTCACCGCCACCATCGCGATCCTCCCGATCCAGATCGTCCTCGGCGGCGTGACCACGACGGCGGGCGGCATGTTCCCCCGCGGGTTCAACCCAGCCATCATGACCGCTCACTTCACGACCGCGACGACCATCTTCGCGCTGCTCGTCTACGCGACCGTCCGGATGTTCGACACCCCGAGCTCCACCGCCGTTCGGACCGTCGTCGGCCTCGGCGGCGGCCTCGTCGCGCTCGCCGCAGTCTTCGAGTTCCTCGCGGTCTTCGACCACCCGCCGACCAACCGCATCGCCTACTACGCCGTCTCGTTCGCCCTTCTGGCCGCGCTCGTCGCGCTGCTCGTCTGGAGCGCAGACACCGTCGACCCCGCGAACCTCCTCCGGTTCCGCGCGGTCACCGCCGGCGCCGCGGCGCTGCTGTACGTCGCCATGGTGTTGAGCCGGCAGAAGTGGGGCCTCCCCGATCTCTACGGCGAGACCGTGACGGTCCTGCTGGCCGTCGCTGTCGCCGGACTCGCGGTCCTCACCAACCGCGTTATGGTCGACACTGGCGGCTTCGGTGCCCAGCACGCCGATTGA
- a CDS encoding AbrB/MazE/SpoVT family DNA-binding domain-containing protein, with product MPDVTLDDRGRLTLPKDTRERYGDRYRIVELHDGIKLVPIADDPLDALREEFADVDESADELRERAREEALDGAGR from the coding sequence ATGCCCGATGTGACACTGGACGACAGGGGACGGCTGACGCTCCCGAAGGATACTCGGGAGCGCTACGGTGACCGCTACCGGATCGTGGAACTCCACGACGGGATCAAACTCGTTCCGATCGCCGACGATCCGCTCGACGCGCTGCGCGAGGAGTTCGCAGACGTCGACGAGTCGGCCGACGAACTCCGCGAGCGAGCGCGGGAGGAAGCGCTGGACGGGGCCGGCCGCTGA
- a CDS encoding helix-turn-helix domain-containing protein — MGERRELAEKIAGEIALSDDPGGTLRKWRTDFEVAQTELADELGVSPSVVSDYESGRRESPGIGVVKRTVEALLTIDERRGGSHIRQHARVLSAGFDADIVHDLREYPTAVPVGDFYDAIGATEIVSGAQETVAGHTVIDSIQAISRLSSEEFYRLYGQSTNRALVFTNVTSGEGAMVALRVLNPTPNAVVLQGLDADAVWQHAGDLARIDGYSLAACPTDLDEMLARVRELP, encoded by the coding sequence ATGGGAGAGCGCCGCGAGCTGGCCGAGAAGATCGCGGGCGAGATCGCCCTCAGCGACGACCCCGGCGGCACCCTCCGGAAGTGGCGGACCGACTTCGAAGTCGCCCAGACCGAACTCGCCGACGAACTCGGCGTCTCGCCCTCGGTCGTCTCGGACTACGAGAGCGGCCGCCGCGAGAGCCCGGGCATCGGCGTCGTCAAGCGCACCGTCGAGGCGCTGTTGACTATCGACGAGCGCCGCGGCGGCAGCCACATCCGCCAGCACGCTCGCGTGCTCTCGGCCGGCTTCGACGCCGACATCGTCCACGACCTCCGGGAGTACCCCACGGCCGTTCCGGTCGGCGACTTCTACGACGCCATCGGCGCCACGGAGATCGTCTCCGGTGCCCAGGAGACCGTCGCGGGCCACACCGTCATCGACAGCATCCAGGCTATCTCTCGGCTCTCCTCCGAGGAGTTCTATCGGCTCTACGGCCAGTCGACCAACCGCGCGCTCGTGTTCACGAACGTCACCAGCGGCGAGGGCGCGATGGTCGCTCTGCGAGTGCTGAACCCGACACCCAACGCCGTCGTCCTCCAGGGGCTCGACGCCGACGCCGTCTGGCAACACGCCGGCGACCTCGCCCGGATCGACGGTTACTCGCTGGCCGCCTGCCCGACCGACCTCGACGAGATGCTCGCTCGCGTGCGAGAGTTGCCCTGA